In Triticum aestivum cultivar Chinese Spring chromosome 5B, IWGSC CS RefSeq v2.1, whole genome shotgun sequence, the following proteins share a genomic window:
- the LOC123113613 gene encoding probable inactive leucine-rich repeat receptor-like protein kinase At3g03770 has translation MAAAGPSCLLALVFLAVLLPGGAPLLQASQTWTLLKVQQLLGRPPALRHWRRTTDFCGGGGTVAPSASVVCYGDTVTQLHVAGGAQGAPPLPLNFSLGALVTTLSRLPDLKVLTLSGLGLWGPLPGKLERLAGLEIVNMSRNYLYGPIPRGLSRLQGLQTLILDDNMIGGEVPGWVGTALPALAVLSLRNNSLAGAVPESLGKAPSLRSLVLASNNLSGNLPDMRGLANLQVLDVGGNSLGPAFPRLGRKVASVVLSRNKFTGGLPAAELSSFYLLEHLDVSLNRFVGPFPPALLSLPSLQYLSIAGNRFTGALSDKVPCGDNLRLVDLSSNLLMGSVPACLRPGGKPVAVVLSSENCLDRGDGSQHPSPFCQNQALAVGIVPRHNEKKKVSRHAGFIAGIVMAVVVAVSLVGAMAFFAIKKMTMEGAKTRPAATLMEDHTSTSSAYPSKLFADARYISQTVKLGALGIPPYRSFSLVELEAATNNFANSCLLGQDSYGEMYLGKLSNGASVTIRSLKVKRNQSSQSFNRHIETISRLRHRHLVSALGHCFEYDLDDSTVTQLYLVFEYVQNGNLRSRISQGTEGRKLTWGQRISAAIGVAKGIQFLHGGIIPGLFGNNLRISNILLDQNHVAKIGSYNIPILGEAAKSEGGAGSRHQTDSTMLGDKIDIFDFGVILLELVSGKPITSIYEVEIMKELLLWAMAEEDRARRRSFVDPAVSKSCSEESLRTVMEICLRCLAKEAVHRPSVEDVLWNLQFATQVQDDWEGEIRSGDGSPVSSSRTARSSRFSR, from the exons ATGGCGGCGGCTGGCCCGAGCTGCTTGCTGGCGTTGGTGTTCTTGGCGGTGCTGCTCCCGGGGGGCGCGCCGCTGCTGCAGGCCTCCCAGACGTGGACTCTGCTCAAGGTGCAGCAGCTGCTGGGCCGGCCGCCGGCGCTCCGGCACTGGCGCCGCACCACCGActtctgcggcggcggcggcaccgtcgccccctccgcctccgTCGTCTGCTACGGGGACACCGTCACGCAGCTCCACGTCGCGGGCGGCGCCCAGGGCGCTCCGCCGCTCCCGCTTAACTTTTCCCTTGGTGCACTGGTCACCACGCTGTCCAGGCTCCCCGACCTCAAGGTGCTCACGCTCTCCGGCCTCGGCCTCTGGGGCCCCCTGCCGGGGAAGCTGGAGCGGCTCGCCGGGCTGGAGATCGTCAACATGAGCCGCAACTACCTCTACGGGCCCATCCCGAGGGGCCTCTCGCGGCTGCAGGGCCTGCAGACGCTCATCCTCGACGACAACATGATCGGCGGCGAGGTGCCGGGCTGGGTCGGCACCGCGCTGCCGGCGCTGGCCGTGCTCAGCCTGCGGAACAACTCGCTGGCCGGCGCCGTGCCGGAGTCGCTCGGGAAGGCGCCGTCGCTGCGCTCGCTCGTGCTCGCCTCCAACAACCTCTCCGGGAACCTCCCCGACATGCGCGGCCTCGCGAACCTCCAGGTGCTCGACGTCGGCGGCAACTCGCTCGGGCCGGCGTTCCCGAGGCTCGGGAGGAAGGTGGCGTCGGTGGTGCTGAGCCGGAACAAGTTCACCGGCGGCCTGCCCGCCGCCGAGCTCAGCTCCTTCTACCTGCTCGAGCATCTGGACGTGTCGCTGAACCGCTTCGTCGGGCCGTTCCCGCCGGCGCTGCTGTCCCTGCCGTCGCTCCAGTACCTGAGCATCGCCGggaacaggttcaccggggcgcTCTCCGACAAGGTGCCCTGCGGCGACAACCTCCGGCTCGTCGACCTGTCGTCGAACCTCCTGATGGGGAGCGTGCCGGCCTGCTTGAGGCCGGGCGGGAAGCCGGTGGCGGTGGTGCTCTCGTCGGAGAACTGTCTGGACAGGGGCGACGGCTCGCAGCACCCGTCGCCGTTCTGCCAGAACCAGGCACTGGCCGTGGGGATAGTTCCTCGACACAATGAAAAGAAGAAAGTTAGCCGGCACGCGGGCTTCATCGCCGGCATCGTGATGGCGGTCGTCGTGGCTGTCTCGCTCGTCGGCGCCATGGCCTTCTTCGCCATCAAAAAAATGACCATGGAAGGGGCAAAGACGAGGCCCGCGGCGACATTGATGGAAGACCATACTTCTACTTCGAGTGCCTACCCTTCCAAGCTGTTCGCCGATGCAC GTTACATATCACAGACAGTGAAGCTAGGAGCTTTGGGGATCCCGCCATATAGATCATTTTCTTTGGTCGAACTCGAGGCGGCGACGAACAACTTTGCAAACTCTTGCCTGCTCGGGCAAGATTCTTATGGCGAG ATGTATCTAGGGAAGCTAAGCAATGGTGCCTCAGTGACAATCAGGAGCCTAAAGGTTAAGAGGAACCAGAGCTCCCAAAGCTTCAACCGCCACATCGAAACCATATCTCGGCTCAGGCATCGGCACTTGGTCAGTGCTCTAGGGCACTGCTTTGAATACGATCTCGACGATTCCACCGTAACCCAACTCTACCTCGttttcgagtatgtgcaaaacggGAACTTGAGGAGCAGGATTTCGC AAGGAACCGAAGGACGGAAGCTTACCTGGGGGCAGAGGATATCGGCCGCCATCGGTGTCGCAAAGGGCATCCAGTTCTTGCATGGAGGGATCATACCTGGTCTATTCGGGAATAATCTGAGGATCAGCAACATTCTTCTAGACCAGAACCATGTCGCCAAAATCGGCAGCTACAATATTCCAATCCTAGGAGAGGCTGCAAAATCTGAG GGAGGGGCTGGAAGCAGGCACCAAACTGACAG CACGATGCTCGGCGACAAGATCGACATATTTGATTTCGGGGTGATCCTGCTTGAGCTTGTGTCCGGAAAGCCGATCACATCCATATAtgaggtggagatcatgaaggaACTG CTGCTGTGGGCAATGGCCGAGGAGGACAGGGCCAGGAGGAGGAGCTTCGTGGACCCCGCGGTGAGCAAGAGCTGTTCAGAGGAATCACTGAGGACCGTCATGGAGATCTGCCTGAGGTGCCTTGCCAAGGAGGCGGTGCACCGGCCGTCGGTCGAGGACGTGCTCTGGAACCTCCAGTTCGCCACCCAGGTGCAGGATGACTGGGAGGGGGAGATCCGGAGCGGCGACGGCTCCCCGGTGTCGTCGTCCCGGACCGCCAGGTCGTCTAGATTCAGCAGATAG